In Ignavibacteria bacterium, the sequence TGATAATATTTTGAGTGTTTCATCTTGTAAATCTCCTTTTTCGAGATTGTTTAACAGATTGTTATTTCCGCAATTTTCGAGAATATATTTTCTGAGTTTTTCACGAACCCTGCTAAGTCTTGATTTCACTGCTGATTCGCTTTTCTCGTTCTGAATTTCCTGAATTTCGCGTATTGATAAATTTGCAACTTCAAAGAGTAAAATTGCAGAGCGCTCTTTGTAATTTAACTTTGAAAGTGCATTTAGTAAAACTATCTTGTCTTTATCATTATCGTTCCTGTCGTAGAGTTCGTAAACAATTTTCTCGTTGTGCTCTTCGCCGAGCGGTATAAATCTTTTCCAGAAACTATTTCTGTGCACCGAAATAAATTCCCGGGATGCTATCGTGAAAATCCAGCTTTTAAATTTTGCTGTATCAGAAAGCGTGTTAATTTTTCTATAGCTTTTTACGAGAGTATTTTGAAACAATTCCTCGGCATCGTCATAGCCGCCGTTTTTAAACATAGCCTTGCAATACCGAAGTAAATCATTATATACCGGTTTCAGCAACTCTACATATTTGTCATTTTCCAGAGACATTAATATTAACGTTTGTATATAAGACGCTTTTGGGATGCAAAAGGTCGCAAAATGGAATATAAATATTTTAGAGATACAATTTTATGCTTAATTTGATATAGTTATGAACTTTTTGAGAGAGGTTTGGGTTTTAAGATTATAAATGGGACTAAAATAGTCCTGTTTTCTATTATACTGAAAAATAAACAAGTTATAAACAATGAGTGACGATATTATTCTGGAAAAAATAGGCAGTGACTATGAATTTGGTTTCACGACCGATATAGATATGGAAACGCTTCCAAAGGGACTGAATGAAGACGTTGTAAAATTCATTTCCAAGAAAAAAGGCGAGCCGGAATTTATGCTTGACTGGAGACTGAAGGCATACAAGCACTGGCTGAAGATGGAAGAACCGAAATGGGCAAATGTACACTATCCGAAAATTAACTATCAGGATGTAATATATTATGCAGCTCCGAAGAAAGAAAACAAGATGAACTCTCTTGACGATCTTGACCCAAAGATAAAGGAAACATATGAGAAGCTCGGAATTCCTCTTGTTGAACAGCAGTTTTTAGCAGGAGT encodes:
- a CDS encoding RNA polymerase sigma factor, whose translation is MSLENDKYVELLKPVYNDLLRYCKAMFKNGGYDDAEELFQNTLVKSYRKINTLSDTAKFKSWIFTIASREFISVHRNSFWKRFIPLGEEHNEKIVYELYDRNDNDKDKIVLLNALSKLNYKERSAILLFEVANLSIREIQEIQNEKSESAVKSRLSRVREKLRKYILENCGNNNLLNNLEKGDLQDETLKILSGIRQKGDEANGQVLG